Genomic segment of Chloroflexota bacterium:
CAAGAAGATCGGGATCGACCTCCAGGTCAAGGAGTTGGAGCGGAGCTTCGGTCAGAAGCGCAACGCCGCCAACGAGAACCAGATCTATGCCTGGCAGAACGACGGCTCCGAGCACCTCTACACCTTCCCTGGCCACGTCTTCCCTTACGACCTGACGGGCGGTGGCGGGGCGCTCTTCGCGCAGTGGTTCCAGTCCAACGGCGCCCAGGGCAAAGAGCCGCCGCCCAAAGTCAAGGAGGTCATGGACAAGTGGCGGAAGGGCTTCGGGGTGCCGGAGGCCGAGCAGGTCAAGCTGGGCAAGGAGGTCTGGGCCACGGCGGTTGACGAGGTCTTCATGTCAGGCGTCGTCGGTCTGGCCGCCGCCGTGTCGGGCGTGCGGATGATCAAGAACAACATGGGCAACATTCCTGCCCGGCAATTCAACAGCCCGGATGGGAAGACGCCCGGCACGTCGCGCCCGGTGACATTCTACTTCAAGTCGTAGACGTCCAGGCGTCCACGGTATCGCGCGCAGCGCCCCGATCGCCAAGGCGGTCAGGGCGCTGCTTTGCGCCCGTGCAGACGGCCCAATGTATTGACGTACGGCTCCCGGTGCGGTACATCTGGCACGTTCCGTACACGTGAGACGTCGACGTTGCCGTCAAGACCGTGGAGAGGT
This window contains:
- a CDS encoding ABC transporter substrate-binding protein is translated as EGFRLRTDGKGRLSLVLDTWGGQFIQFTRIGEMLAGQLKKIGIDLQVKELERSFGQKRNAANENQIYAWQNDGSEHLYTFPGHVFPYDLTGGGGALFAQWFQSNGAQGKEPPPKVKEVMDKWRKGFGVPEAEQVKLGKEVWATAVDEVFMSGVVGLAAAVSGVRMIKNNMGNIPARQFNSPDGKTPGTSRPVTFYFKS